A window from Leptothermofonsia sichuanensis E412 encodes these proteins:
- a CDS encoding 2-phosphosulfolactate phosphatase family protein gives MKLSVFYTPELTPETTLADCAIAVDVLRATSTIVTALSSGAEAVQVFSDLDKLLKVSEDWSSAKRIRAGERGGSKVEGFDFGNSPLDCTPERVGGKRLFISTTNGTRALQCVQTAPTVLAAALINREAVVQHLLQHQPETVWIVGSGWEGSFSLEDTVCAGAIAHQLQTKLGCSLEELAENDEVVGAIALYQQWQDNLLDLMHHASHGKRLLRLGCDEDLKYCSQTDVLDVLPMQREPGVLINSKSLVPIG, from the coding sequence ATGAAGTTGTCCGTCTTTTATACCCCCGAACTCACTCCAGAAACTACGCTGGCAGATTGCGCGATCGCCGTTGATGTGCTGCGTGCTACCAGTACTATTGTTACTGCCCTGTCCTCTGGGGCTGAAGCCGTCCAGGTTTTTAGCGATCTTGATAAGCTGTTAAAAGTTAGCGAGGATTGGTCATCGGCTAAACGGATTCGAGCAGGAGAGCGGGGCGGCTCCAAAGTAGAGGGATTTGATTTTGGGAACTCTCCTCTGGACTGCACACCAGAGCGGGTAGGTGGCAAGCGTCTGTTTATCAGTACTACTAATGGCACACGGGCATTGCAGTGTGTTCAGACTGCACCTACGGTGTTAGCGGCTGCCCTGATTAACCGGGAAGCGGTTGTGCAGCATTTGCTGCAACATCAACCCGAAACTGTATGGATTGTCGGGTCTGGTTGGGAAGGCAGCTTTTCTCTGGAAGATACGGTCTGTGCTGGAGCAATCGCTCATCAGCTACAAACGAAACTGGGTTGCTCGCTTGAAGAATTGGCGGAGAACGACGAAGTGGTAGGAGCGATCGCGCTCTACCAGCAGTGGCAAGACAACTTGCTTGACCTGATGCACCATGCCAGTCACGGTAAACGGCTCCTGCGGCTTGGCTGCGATGAAGACCTGAAATACTGCTCCCAAACAGATGTACTGGATGTTTTGCCTATGCAACGGGAACCGGGCGTATTGATCAATAGCAAATCGTTGGTGCCAATCGGGTAG
- a CDS encoding phosphoribulokinase, producing the protein MTHRPIILGIVGDSAAGKTTLTKGIAQFLGPENVTVICTDDYHRYDRKQRAELGITALHPDCNHLDIMQQHLSLLRTGQPILKPIYSHKSGTFEAPEYIKPSQFVIVEGLLGYSTRAARDCYDVKVYLAPPESLRAKWKIKRDTQKRGYTEEQVLAEMARREPDSEKFIRPQRQWADLVVSFYPPEDAADETNSHLNVRLILRPNIPHPDLTQVVSPDSQYSNAAIRLGLARDMGKPVDVLEIDGHATSEQVSELEHFICGDIPHLLNVCNREMNPELGKVTGTTGETLQSYPLALTQLLVAFHMLKAMHGHV; encoded by the coding sequence ATGACCCATCGCCCTATCATACTTGGTATCGTTGGCGACAGCGCTGCCGGTAAAACTACGCTTACAAAGGGAATCGCCCAATTTCTAGGGCCAGAGAATGTCACGGTTATCTGTACGGATGATTACCATCGCTACGATCGCAAGCAACGCGCCGAATTGGGGATTACTGCACTCCACCCGGACTGCAACCATCTGGATATTATGCAGCAACATTTATCCCTGCTGCGCACCGGGCAGCCCATTCTGAAACCAATCTATAGCCATAAAAGCGGAACTTTCGAGGCTCCAGAATATATTAAACCCAGTCAATTTGTGATTGTTGAAGGGCTATTAGGTTACTCTACCCGCGCCGCCCGTGATTGCTACGACGTAAAGGTGTATCTGGCTCCCCCTGAATCCTTGAGGGCAAAGTGGAAGATCAAGCGCGATACCCAAAAACGCGGGTATACCGAAGAACAGGTTCTGGCAGAAATGGCCAGGCGTGAACCCGACTCCGAAAAATTCATCCGTCCTCAACGGCAGTGGGCAGACCTGGTGGTGTCCTTTTATCCACCAGAGGACGCGGCAGATGAAACCAACAGTCATTTGAATGTCCGCCTCATTCTCAGACCAAATATTCCCCACCCTGATTTGACCCAGGTAGTCAGTCCCGATTCCCAATACTCCAATGCGGCCATCCGGCTAGGACTGGCTCGCGATATGGGCAAACCTGTAGATGTTCTGGAAATTGACGGTCATGCGACCAGTGAACAGGTCTCTGAACTGGAGCACTTTATCTGCGGTGACATTCCCCACCTGCTAAATGTCTGCAATCGGGAAATGAATCCGGAGCTGGGCAAGGTCACTGGTACCACTGGTGAAACGCTCCAGAGTTACCCCCTGGCACTCACCCAGCTTCTAGTAGCATTTCACATGCTCAAAGCAATGCATGGGCACGTTTGA